One window from the genome of Cryptococcus neoformans var. neoformans JEC21 chromosome 12 sequence encodes:
- a CDS encoding alpha-amylase AmyA, putative: protein MPVLSKLISLLPLLAIAQGATSDEWRSRSIYQLITDRFAPPSDDTTCPLGATNYCGGTWQTIISKLDYIQNMGFDAIWISPTALNIEGNTKYGEAYHGYWTADPTKLNPHFGQASDLKALSVAVHDRGMYLMVDIAINALAATSYSLDASALASDADGTLLFKDPSDFHTRCDISWGNHTSEQVCWLVTGDDNGDVALLDLKTESDSVASVLKDWVGGYVTEYGIDGFRIDASKHMSKEFQHDFCEAAGTFCMGEVAGDNTEYAGEYQSAGGIDSVCGFGLMYGFVNVFTGGDKMSTLEYYINLAASSYPDPTVIGTFLDNQDLPRFNSLTSDASLVYNAIVGMFMYGGMPIVYYGLEQDISDGPTDPQNREALWNYNNYATDGVTFGRITNLNNIRNRLGGVGELYNAVATVLAIQDQDIALQREEALIVLTNRGQSGTGTWAIKNTQFGGSVSVIDLLSCSTSTTDSDGSLTVTWTSGQPFVFVASDVADKAGLCGSLSNSTNATTVSSSSSASTSIDTATSSASISGNLAVITDGSSSPSFSATSSALSSSISWYTPTSAASSVSSSELVVVVAAVSTASTAVTSSGSICRRSKKRAMSKRQL, encoded by the exons ATGCCTGTCCTTTCAAAACTTATCTCACTCCTCCCACTCCTCGCCATCGCTCAGGGAGCTACCAGCGACGAATGGCGATCAAGATCTATCTATCA ACTTATTACTGACCGTTTCGCACCTCCTTCTGACGACACAACATGTCCGTTAGGCGCTACTAACTACTGCGGTGGTACATGGCAAACCATCATCTCGAAGCTAGACTATATCCAGAATATGGGATTTGATGCCATCTGGATCAGTCCTACCGCTCTCAACATTGAAGGTAATACTAAGTATGGCGAAGCTTACCAC GGATACTGGACAGCAGACCCGACTAAACTCAACCCCCATTTCGGCCAAGCTTCCGATCTCAAAGCCCTCTCGGTTGCGGTCCACGACCGAGGAATGTACCTCATGGTCGACATTGCTATTAACGCTCTTGCAGCCACTTCCTACTCTCTCGATGCCTCTGCACTCGCTTCAGATGCCGATGGtacccttctcttcaaggACCCTTCCGATTTCCACACACGATGTGATATCAGCTGGGGAAACCACACTTCCGAGCAAGTCTGCTGGCTTGTGACAGGAGATGACAACGGGGATGTGGCGCTGCTTGATCTCAAAACTGAAAGCGACTCTGTCGCTAGCGTACTCAAGGACTGGGTTGGTGGGTATGTCACCGAGTACGGGATAGATGGTTTCAGAATTGATGCGAGCAAGCATATGAGCAAAGAATTCCAGCACGATTTCTGCGAGGCCGCCGGCACGTTCTGCATGGGTGAAGTCGCAGGTGACAACACCGA ATACGCGGGGGAATACCAAAGTGCTGGTGGCATTGACTCTGTTTGTGGTTTCGGCCTCATGTACGGCTTTGTCAACGTTTTCACCGGTGGCGACAAAATGTCCACCCTCGAATACTACATCAACCTCGCCGCCTCATCCTATCCTGATCCTACAGTCATTGGCACATTCCTCGACAACCAAGATCTTCCTCGATTCAATTCTCTTACATCTGACGCTTCACTCGTTTACAACGCTATTGTCGGTATGTTCATGTACGGCGGTATGCCGATTGTGTATTACGGTTTGGAGCAAGACATCTCCGATGGTCCTACGGACCCTCAGAATCGGGAGGCGCTTTGGAATTACAATAATTATGCCACTGATGGGGTTACCTTTGGGAGGATCACAAACCTCAATAACATTAGGAATAGGTTGGGCGGTGTTGGTGAGCTGTATAATGCTGTTGCTACAGTTCTTGCCATTCAGGATCAGGACATTGCCCTTCAGCGAGAAGAGGCTTTGATTGTCTTGACTAAT CGGGGCCAGTCTGGTACCGGCACTTGGGCTATCAAAAACACCCAATTTGGCGGCTCTGTCTCTGTCATCGA TCTTCTTTCGTGCTCTACTTCTACTACTGACAGCGATGGTTCTCTTACCGTCACATGGACTTCCGGCCAGCCTTTC GTATTTGTCGCCTCTGATGTTGCCGATAAGGCCGGATTATGTGGCTCTTTATCCAACAGCACTAACGCTACTACTgtctcctcatcttcctctgcttccacCTCTATCGACACTGCCACCAGTAGTGCCAGTATAAGTGGCAACCTCGCCGTCATCACTGATggctcctcctctccctctttctctgcaACAAGCTCAGCCCTCTCTTCAAGCATTAGCTGGTACACCCCCACCAGTGCTGCCAGTTCCGTCTCGAGTTCCGAGTTGGTAGTCGTCGTTGCTGCCGTGTCAACTGCAAGCACTGCTGTGACTTCTAGCGGAAGCATTTGTCGCaggtcaaagaagagggctATGAGCAAGAGGCAATTGTAA
- a CDS encoding expressed protein produces the protein MTSTFRQPSLFDHFHRIPNPYAQKGLEYVTPGKELRKLKRKEQKERRIEQRRAHLKKRSQLLAERATIVAKRPVWHDIPDWGDRTDCPLFKLPPEILDLCFGTELDNDLSLREYIALAAVSRYFRQQFTSEVFLAIFLHVTGDCRESLDKHAEHIFSTHVEDWREEKPLPKISESIYIASMPHDQWTRAEYEYHTALQKFYRSRYMVMYLRGEIHRCPSGGTNKWIGNVSYTHSNTMGDKSIYYSSTVPGLKDGETYDPKDPTCLHADVLDKSIYPCCSDWSMDTEIDEDEPELNKWKTIVENYHVTYESDFWNRKAEEILRRRRRKRYRRKQSSRPGEPAKRVDTKLDLSSSDDSGYDTDDLQKLVNDDELGNETEDGLDGYDGDNEDTAEGKNDEINSEVPENQEKLELMMLRTLAIKARDSREAYEKRKEGEETKDEPESDDGWVVPLPGDPEREALALKFLEYVLEPEPHDHWPSHVRRTIARNINSHAVAEDDAIEVYGVTKEELYGLKHYHGALWEKTDLVLYPRMAVEALTLRSHGGPLGHYRFIIDRHARKLR, from the exons ATGACTTCCACCTTCAGGCAGCCCTCTC TATTCGATCATTTCCATCGTATACCCAATCCATATGCTCAAAAGGGTTTAGAGTATGTGACTCCTGGAAAAGAGCTCCGGAAGTTGAAGCGCaaggagcaaaaggaaCGCCGGATCGAACAGAGACGGGCACatttgaagaaaaggtcaCAACTACTGGCTGAGAGGGCTACGATCGTCGCGAAGAGACCAGTTTGGCATGATATACCAGACTGGGGAGATCGTACAGACTGTCCCCTTTTCAAACTTCCTCCGGAAATACTGGACTTGTGCTTTGGTACTGAACTTGACAATGATCTTTCG CTACGAGAATACATAGCCCTAGCTGCCGTCTCTAGATATTTCCGACAGCAATTCACTTCTGAAGTGTTCCTG GCGATTTTTCTCCACGTCACTGGTGACTGTCGGGAATCTTTAGATAAACACGCAGAACACATATTTTCCACCCACGTCGaagactggagagaagagaaaccCCTTCCAAAGATCAGTGAATCCATATATATCGCTTCTATGCCTCACGACCAATGGACTCGCGCCGAATACGAATACCACACAGCTCTTCAAAAGTTTTATCGAAGCCGGTATATGGTTATGTACCTCCGAGGAGAGATCCATCGATGCCCCTCCGGGGGAACAAACAAATGGATCGGCAACGTTAGTTATACTCATTCAAATACTATGGGAGACAAGAGTATTTACTACTCGAGTACTGTTCCTGGGCTCAAAGACGGTGAAACATATGACCCAAAAGATCCCACTTGTCTCCATGCGGATGTCCTGGACAAGAGTAtttatccttgttgctCAGACTGGAGCATGGATACGgagattgatgaggatgaaccAGAACTCAACAAGTGGAAGACAATCGTCGAAAACTATCACGTAACGTACGAGTCCGATTTCTGGAACCGCAAAGCTGAGGAGATATTACGGAGGCGAAGACGAAAGAGATATAGGCGGAAACAAAGCAGTCGGCCAGGGGAGCCTGCTAAACGTGTAGATACTAAATTAGACCTGTCCAGTAGTGACGACAGTGGGTATGACACTGATGACCTACAGAAACTCGTAAATGATGACGAACTGGGAAATGAGACGGAAGATGGGCTTGATGGTTACGATGGAGATAACGAGGATACagctgaaggaaagaacGACGAGATCAACTCCGAAGTCCCGGAGAACCAAGAAAAACTTGAACTTATGATGCTCCGCACGCTGGCCATAAAAGCTCGTGATAGTCGGGAAGCGTatgaaaagagaaaggaaggggaggagacgaAGGATGAACCGGAATCGGACGATGGCTGGGTTGTACCACTCCCCGGAGATCCAGAAAGGGAGGCTCTTGCTTTGAAATTTCTCGAGTACGTTCTTGAGCCGGAACCGCACGACCATTGGCCAAGCCATGTGAGAAGGACGATTGCGCGTAACATCAACTCTCACGCTGTTGCTGAAGAT GATGCTATCGAAGTTTACGGAGTTACCAAAGAGGAATTATATGGTCTCAAACATTATCATGGTGCCCTTTGGGAAAAAACT